In Rhodanobacter denitrificans, the sequence CCGAGGCCGAGCTGCACATCGTGCAGGACGCCGGCCACTCGGCGTTCGAGCCGGGCAATGTGCACGCGCTGGTGGAGGCGACCGACCGTTTCGGCCGGTGAGGCGAGCCGCGACGGGCTCCTTCGCGGCTGGTATCGGTCAACCGTTCGCCGGTAGCTGCTTGGTGCCAAAGATCTTGTCGCCGGCGTCGCCGAGGCCGGGCAGGATGTAGCCGCGTTCGTTCAGTCGCTGGTCGATCGCGGCGGTGTAGATCTCGATGTCCGGATGCGCTGCCTGGACGCGCTTGAGGCCTTCCGGCGCGGCAACCAGAAACAGGCCCTTGATGCGCTTGCAGCCGGCCGCCTTGAGCATGTCGACGGTGGCGACCAGGGTACCGGCGGTGGCCAGCATCGGGTCGACGATCAGCGCGATGCGCTCGTCCATGCGGCCGGTGAGCTTCTCGTAATAGGTGGTCGGCTTCAGCGTCTGCTCGTCGCGCTGCAGGCCGACCACGCTGACCTTGGCCGCGGGAATCA encodes:
- the upp gene encoding uracil phosphoribosyltransferase; its protein translation is MKIVEVRHPLIQHKLGLMRRAGISSKEFRELASEVAALLTYEATKDLETVEEEIDGWAGPLQVHRIKGRKITIVPILRAGLGMLPGVLDLIPAAKVSVVGLQRDEQTLKPTTYYEKLTGRMDERIALIVDPMLATAGTLVATVDMLKAAGCKRIKGLFLVAAPEGLKRVQAAHPDIEIYTAAIDQRLNERGYILPGLGDAGDKIFGTKQLPANG